The segment agggtttaatagcctgatggctgttgggaggaATTTTGTTTGTGAGTTCATGATCAAAAATGAATAAGAGCATGCAGACGTAGACTGCAGCATGGATGGAAAGCCCCAAGACAGTTGTGTAACCTTACACACATTCGCCCATGATAtcatcaggggttacggggatctGGTTAGTTTCCACTCAAAAAGGTGATGGAAGCTAACAATCCCCACCCGGGAAACGCTGCCGAGTTTCAGTTTCACTTCCGTGTGAAGTCCAGTGGTAGGGAACCTGCTCTTGGCTTTTAGAGTTGGCTTTTGTTGAAGTGTTGACTCTGCGTTTAGTTTCATGCCAAGTCGAAAATGAGGAAGTCAATgaggaagataaacacaaaaaaacgctggagtaactcagcgggacatggcagcatctctggggagaaggaatgggtgacgttcttctgactgaagaagggtctcgacccgaaacctctcccattccttctctccagagatgctgcctgtcccgctgagttactccattttgtgtctatcttcggtgtaaaccggcatctacagttccttcccacatgtcAAAGCACGAGGTCATAaaaacgcgtgggttttcttcgggtgctctggtttcctaccacattccgaagaagtgcgggtttgtgggttaattggcttctgcaaattggcccaggtgtgtaggatggaactagtgtgagtgggtggtcgttggtcggtggtgggccgaagggtggaggaccagacatggtgggccgaagggcctgtttccgcgctgtatctccaaactgaacaactaaactaaacaaaactaaattgcagaagctggtttataccgtagatagacacagaatgctggagtaactcagcgggtcagacagcatctctggagaaaaggcctggatatggtggatgtggagagagtggatgcttccatcaatgggagagtctagtaccagagggcacagcctcagaataaaaggacgtacctttagaatgaagatgagaaggaatttctttagttagggtgtggtgaaactgtggaattcattgccacagacggctgtggaggccaagtcaatggatatttttaaggtggagattgttagattcttgattagtacgggtgtcaggggttatggggagaaggcaggagaatggggttaggagggagagatagatcagccacgattgaatggcggagtagatttgatgaccaaattctgctcctatcacttatatgaatggcataattctgctcctagaaattatgaagttatgaacattgaatgggCTGCTAATCTTTCGGTGTGAGGGTCACTGTTCTTCTAACCcacaaacttccaaaggctctcAAAATGATCAAGATATTGAAACCTTAGTTTTGattttttgtgtactttgtgtctCTGCACTGTACACAAACTGTTGGGGGAAAAGCTAGGTATCATATGCTCACGAATATGATGCttgcaaatgaaaaaaaaacaaatattctcaagaaaatgacacaaagtgctgaagtaactcaggctgcacctctggagaacatggacaggcgacgtttcgggtctcacatcaaaaaagatgtgcaaaaactttttcagtcagagagttgtaaatccgtggaattctctgcctcagaaggcagtggaggccaattttctgaatgcattcaagagaaagctagatagagctcttaaggatagcggagtcagggggtatggggagaaagcaggaacggggtactgattgagaatgatcagccatgatcacattgaatggcggtgctggctcgaaaggccaaatggcctcctcctgcacctattgtctattgtctattgtctattgtagtgcgCCTGACCCCTAATGtacagggggtggatgagaaagtgggataacatagagctagtgtgaacgggtgatcgatggtcggcgaggacttgatgggccgaagggcctgcttcctcacagtatctctaaaacaaaaacaaaaaaacaaaatcttACGTTTTCCAGgagtgtagatgcacagaattaTTTTAATATGTAGAAAATACATTGTCCTGGTTGTCAcaagatcaattaacctacaaacctgcacgtccttgggatgggggaggaacccATCTGGAGTTGCACCTGGAGCAAAACcgcatgcagtcgcagggagaacgtgcaaactccacaaagacagcacccgtagagaggatcgaacctgagtctctctgTGTAGATACACCAaagttttgattagtaagggtatcaaaggttacagggagaaggcaggagaatggggttgagagggaaagatagatcagccatgattgaatggcggagtagactcgatgagccaaatacTCTAATTCTGATTACTTTAATCTTTTTTATTACTTTAtccatatatttatttattgatctgtttatttatttatctttctaTCTATTTCTTTGTTTATTGGTCTACGTATTTATTGATTatttatctgtctatctgtctgtataTCTAATGGAATCTTCTAGAAACGTAtataattcttaagagattggacaggttagatgcaggggaatgttcccgatgttgggggagtccagaaccaggggtcacagtttaagaataaagggtaggccatgtaggactgagatgaggaaaaacctgttcacccagagagttgtgaatctgtggaattttctgccacagaaggcagtggaggccaattccctggacgtTTTCAACAGcgtgttagattgagctcttagggctcaaggaatcaaggggtgtttggagaaagcaggaacggggtactgattttggattgtcagccatgatcatattgaatggcggtgctggctcgaagggccgaatgacctactcctgcaccagttttctacgtttctatgtttctatctatctggCCGACCCGCAACGTGTCCTCGTGGCTGATCTCCTGTGTGGCCTGCCTGGAGGATGTGCATTCTCTCTCTGCCAGCATGGGCTTCACCCACATGCTCCTGCTGCCGGCGTGCTGGTTGGTAGTTTAAATGGCTGTGATAAGTTACTAACAGCACAGGTGATAGGCTTATGAGAGAGATGAGTGGAGAAATGAGATTGCTCTGAgtgccagcatggactcgatgggccaagtaGCCTCTCACAAGCAAATACGATCAACACACAGCGAAACATCACCTTCAGTAAACACTCTCTAACAGCACAGTTACATAGCGTGACTttcaatctcgacccgaaacgtcacccattccttctcgccagagatgctgcctgtcctgctgagtcactccagcattttgtgtctgtcttctgtttaaaagcagcatctgcagttccttcctacgcatgtctgtctgtctgtctgtctgtctgtctgtctgtctgtctgtctgtctgtctgtctgtctgtctgtctgtctgtctgtctgtctgtctgtttattAATTAAGTTGTTCCAGCTGTGCTGAAATGTTGAATTAACTTCATAAATTTGCGAGGACATTCAATGGGATATTTAACGGTGAATAATTATGAATCATTTTCTGAAGTTGACCCAAGCCATTCTGCCGTGTGTATTCTCCACTCATCAGGTGTACAAGGTGGTGGTGATAAGGTCAGGCACCTACGATGCCAGCCAGGCCTACGTTGAACGGCGATACTCGGACTTCGAGAAACTGCACAGAAATATCTTGAAGAATTTCAAGGAAGAGGTGGAGGAGATCACTTTTCCAAAGAAAATCATGGCTGGGAACTTTCTCCCCGAGAAAATCACCGAACGGAAGCTGGGGTTCCGAGACTACCTGGCGCAACTGTACGCAATCAAAGACGTCCGTCTCTCCGATGAATTTATTGGGTTTTTCTTTCTGCCGGAGGCGCGGGAAGGATACGGGTGCCTGCGAAGCGGGCAGTACACCAAAGCACTGGCCAGCCTGCTCAACGTGCTTGGTCTGCAGGAGAAGCTGTATACGCCTCACCACGACACCCTGGTCCTCACTCTCAGTGCCATTGGCCTGTGCTGCAGAGATCTGGACGATCGAGAGAATGCCTATGAATTTTGCGCGAGAGCAGCGCTTATTTTGCACGATTTTAGTTGCCACCGGTACTATTACCCTTTGATGACGATCCAGGTTATTCTGGGAAATGAGTTGGGGAGGGACATGCGGCACTTACAAGACAAGCTGATCAAAATGGAGGAACTACATGGAGATCAAAGCAACCAGCCTTCGCTGAAAGAACTGGTGGTGCAGGAATACATACAAGAAGGCTGATCAACAGACTGAAGTCCTACCCACTGACTACAATCAcctcacttatagacaatagtcaatagacacaggaggaggccattcggcccttcgagccagcaccgccattcaatgtgatcatggctgatcattctcaatcagtaccccgttcctaccttctccccatacccctgactccgctatccgtaagagctctatctagctctctcttgaatgcattcagagaattggcctccactgccttctgaggcagagaattccacagattcacaactctctgactgaaaaagttcttcctcatctcagttctaaatggcctaccccttattcttaaactgtggccccttgttctggactcccccaacattgggaacatgtttcctgcctctaacgtgtccaaccccttaataatcttatacgtttcgataagatctcctctcatccttctaaattccagtgtatacaagcctagtcgctccagtctttcaatatatcacagtcccgccattccgttacccattccttctctaccgccATTTCAAGTGTCTACACGCAAATCAAGCTTTTGAGTAAACAAGCAAGTACTCtcactctctatcccccccccctccctcccccatcctagttctctgaccagtttgactgtcctgattaaagtTCACCTTTGAATGCTTCGCTGTCATCGTCCAATCGCaaacagtgatctattctatAAATccccgtcccctttgatgtctcgtttccacaccttacccttccttacctctgtgtctccccctcctctggctctcggtctgaagaaggatctcggcccgaaacgtcgcccattccttctctccagagatgctgcctgtccccgctgagttaccccagcattttgcgtcaagCTTTTGAGCGATATTCCCCCTTCTTCACCATTAGATGGCACCGTAATATTGTAAGACGCACATTGGCAAACTAGTTGTGTAACAATGAAGTCCAATGCAGTCTGGTCCACAGCCTTCATAACTGCACACACGAGAAGAAAACTTACACGTCGGGGAATTCTTTAATAGTTTCTGGTTTTATCGGGAACATACGAATGAGATAAAGTTTTCATCAGGTTTTAGTTTTGTGTCAGTCTCATCAAttcaagtgggggggagggggaggggaatagttaaacaatgttttcttattcactagtcaagagtgttttattgtcatgtgtcccagatagaacaatgaacttcttacttgcagcaccacagcagaatgtgtaaacatagtgcactgtaaactatataataaacgagaaaaaagttcagtgtgtgtatatatacaaatactcacacacacacacacagacacacacgcacacacacacacacacacacacgcagacacacgcacacagacatacacacacacacacgcacacaaccacacacacacacacacacacacacacgcgcacacagacatacacacacacacacatgcacacacacacacgcacacacacacacatgcacacagacacacacacgcagacacacgcacacagacatacacacacacacacgcacacaaccacacacacacacacgcacacagacacacacacgcacacagacacacacacaatatatatgaagaagggtctcgacccgaaacatcacccattccttctctccagagatgctgagttactccaacattttgtgtctatcttcggtttaaaccagcatttgcagttccttcctacacacacacacatatatatatttacctgtatgtatgtgtgtgtatatatatatatatatatatatatatatatatatatatatatatatatatatatatatatatatgctcccaccctctggaactcactaccccaaaccgccagagactcctcctcactcaccacattcaaaacatcactgaagtctcacctgttcagcactgccttcaaccactgaccgtcacctcaccttctgtctcctttttctgttcgtttacttatttacctatttattttcttctctatgttctagtaatccctataaagcgtctttgagtgtttgaaaagcgctatataaatgtaatgcattattattattattattattattattattatatatatatatatatatgtaatgaataataataatagttattattataaaataaatAGATCTTTGAAAGACCTCACACATATATAACCTCTTGTCACTGATGTTAGCTGCATTCTGGAAATCTCCAAAGGCGATGATTTACTTTATAATCTCAGAACAATTGAACtataggcactttcccctgcaaccgcacgagatgcaacacctgtccctttacctccccccctcaactccattcaaggacccaaacagtctttccagcagagacaaaggttcacctgcacctcctccaacctcatctattgcatccgctgctccagatgtcaacttatttacatcggcgaaaccaagcgcaggctcggcgatcgctccgctgaacacctgtgctcggtccgcattgaccaacctgatctcccagtggccgagcacttcaactccccctcccattcccagtctgacctttctgtcatgggcctcctccagtgccacaatgaggcccaccggaaattggaggaacagcacctcatatttcacctgggcagtttgcagcccagtggtatgaacatcgacttctccaactttagatagttcctctgtccctcccttcccctcctccttcccagatctccctctatcttcctgtgtccacctatatccttcctttgtcccgcccccctgacatcagtctgaagaagggtctcgacccgaaacatcacccattccttctctcccgagatgctgcctgacctgctgagttactccagcattttgtgaatagagggatctagaagtacaggtgcgtggttccttgaaggtcaagtcgcaggtagataaggtggtcaaaaaggcctttggcactttggccttcatcagtcagagtattgagtatagaatttgggaggtcatgatgcagttgtataagacgttggtgagaccgcatttagaatattgtgttcagttctgggcaccatgatataggaataatattgtcaagcttgaaagggttcagaaaagatttacgaggatgttgccaggactagagggtgtgagctatagggagaggttaagtaggctggatcTCCAATCCATGGAGCAtaaggggatgaggggtgatcttatagaggtgtacaaaatcacgagaggaatagatcgggtagatgcgcagagtcttttacccagagtaggggaatcgagaaccagaggacatgggttcaagttgaaggggaaaagatttaatatgaatctgaggggtaactttttcatactgagggtggtgggtgtatggaacaagctgccagatgagatagtcgaggctgggactagccatcgtttaagaaacagttggacaggtacatggataggacaggtttgggcggttaaggaccaagcgcaggcaattgggactagggTAGTGGGACAttactggccggtgtgggcgagttgggccgaagggcctgtttctacactgtatcactctatgactctatgactctattatacATCTGATCAAATCATCGCTTTCTCCGATTcagtgattagtttagagatacagctcggaaacatgcccttcagcccaccgagtccgtgctgaccagcgatccccatagacTAGCACtattcttacacacactagggacaattcacaatcttcaccgaagccaaCAAGCCtgtaaatctgcacgtctttggagtgtgggaggaaatcggagcacccagggaaaactcacatggtcacagggagaacgtacaaactccgtacagacagcacccgtagtcaggatcgaacctgggtctttagcgcagtcaggcagcaactctactgctgcaccaccgtgccgaccactACAAgatctcttggggctagcggaatcaagggatatgggaagaactaaggcacgggttactgattgtggatgatcagccacgatcacaatgaatggcggcgctggctcgaaggtctaattggcttcctcctgcacctattttctacgtttctatgtttctaaactcctGCAAGCATACCTGCTCCGATTCAGTTCACATccagggtggcgcggtggcgcagaggtagagttgctgcctcacagcgccagagacctgggttcaatgctgactacgggcgctgtctgtatggagtttgtacgttctccccgtgacctgcgcgggttttctccgagatcttcggtttcctcccacactccaaagacgtacaggtttgtaggttaattggattggtatcaatataaaattgtccctggtgtgtgtagtaggatagggttaatgtatggggatcgctagtcggcgtgggctcggtgagcTTCCAGCATTTAGTGGGTTGTTTCTGGCTTTCTTGCACACACACAACGTCCAATTTAGTGCAAAAACCCTTATTGAAGCTCGAGGGTGCTAATTGAAGCCAGGCCTGATGGAGGTTCTTCACAGCTCAGATGAAGGCGATGAAAGTCATCTCACAGAGATTTGCAGCTTAGCAGAAGCCATGATTGAGGGAATGGAACAACAATTATTCCACCTCGCCCACAGGCTAACAATGGCCTTGTTCCTTTaccattgttacatttttgcatatctttcattcatttgttctatatctctctacatcactgtctatatctatcgtttttccctgtcccctgactctcagcctgaagaagggtctcgaactgaaacgtcacccattccttttccccagagatgctgcctgacccactgagttactgtagctttttgtgtctatcaccagatttcagacaatagacaatagacaataggtgcaggagtaggccattcagcccttcgagccggcaccgccattcaatgtgatcatggctgatcattctcaatcagtaccccgttcctgccttctccctataccccctgaatgcattcagagaattggcctccactgccttctgaggcagtgaattccacagatttacaactctctgactgaataagtttctcctcatctccgttctaaatggcctatcccttattcttaaactgtggccccttgttctggactcccccaacattgggaacatgtttcctgcctctaacgtgtccaaccccttaataatcctatatgtttcgataagatcccctctcatccttctaaattccagtgaatacaagcctagccgctccagtgattcaacatatgacagtcccgccattccgagaattaacctagtaaacctacgctgcacgccctcaatagcaagaatatccttcctcaaatttggagaccaaaactgcacacagtactccaggtgcggtctcactagggccctatacatctgcagaaggacctctttgctcctatactcaactcctcttgttatgaaggccaacattccattggctttcttcactgcctgttgtacctgatgcactaggacacccagatctcgttgtacgtccccttttcctaacttgacaccattcaaataataatctgccttcttattcttaccacaaaagtggataacctcacacttatccatattaaactgcatctgccatgcatccgcccactcacacaacctgtccaagtcaccctgcaacctcatagcatcttcctcacagctcacactaccacccagctttgtatcatctgcaaatttgctaatggtacttttaatcccttcatccgtcattaatgtatattgtagtcCTTGGATAACAAGGTTATGAttatgtttaaagatacagcatggaaacaggctcttcggcctactaagtccacaccaaccaccgatcaccatttacactggttccatgttatcccactgtcacatccactctctgcacactggaggcaatttacagaagccaattatcctacaatccGCAAGTCGTTGGTatgtgagagaaaaccagagcaccttaggacatttaggactgagatgaggaaaaacttttccaacccgagagttgtgaatttgtggaattctctgccgcagaaggcagtggaggccaattcactggatgttttcaagagagagttggattcagctcttagggctaatggaatcaagggatatggggagaaagcaggaacggggtactgattctggatggtcagccatgatcatattgaatggcagtgctggctcaaagggccgaacggcctactcctgcacctattttctatgtttctatgtttctacccagagaaaacccatgtggtcacaggaagaatgtacaaatgccACAGACAggtagcagccgaggtcaggattgaacctgggtatctggcgctgtgaggaagcaactctaccactgcaccacccacaGAGGGTCAATTCTAATGTCAAAAGTGTTCCAATAATTCGCCCAAGGTTAAATGCTGAGGGGGGTCATCTACCTGTGGCTGCTCGTTCCTCAATAGATATTCCATATATTTTCTGTTCCGACATTTGCTTTTGAGGAACGTAGAAAAAGTCGGCTATTTTAACATCATGGACATGTCCTTTCAACAGAAATCCTTGAGGGAAATAACGTTTTGGCTTCTACGGTACTTAGATCTGTTAAATACCAATCAAGtcggaagatttacaaggatggtgccaggactctgagctacagggagaggtcgggcaggctaggactttattccttggagcgcaggaggacgaggggtgaacttatagaggtgtacaaaaccacgtGAGGAATtgattggatagatgcacagagtaacggtctcttgcctagagtagtggcattgagaatcagagggcataggtttaaggtgaagggggaaaggtttaataggaatctgacggtaacgttttcacacaaagggtggtgggtgtatggaacaagctgccagaggaggtagttgaggcagcaacctttaagaaacaattagacaggtacatggataggacaggtttaggggggatgtgggccaaatgtaggcaggtgggactagtgtagatggggcatgttggccggtgtgggcaagatggaccaaagggcctgtttccacactgtatcactctatgaatctataaccAGTTATGCATTGTTTTGTCTTAAGGGGATAGATTCAATATTTCTATTAGTTTTACCAAACAAGACACGGATGCTCCATTGGCGGTCAAAGACAGAAGATAATTGTGTATTTTGATTCTTATGTTCATACTTTCCCCCCCATTCAGCTCTAACCATAAAAACAGCTCTAAGGGTTAAGATGTAGGTTAGAATATTATAGCTTTACAAGTTAACTTACTCCTGAGATTTCCATGTTCATAAATGCACAATAAAAATGCCCAACAAAAGTTCAGGCTAACTccatgcagctgcaagtaagaacattGTTCCTTGGCCAGTATAGTTGTTGAATAGATTGGCATCAAAGCAATCTTTGAGGTCCGCTGACCAAGCTGCTGATGAGTCACAGAGAGAGTCATACTGATagtgtgtgggaacaggccctttggcccaacctgcccataccggccaacgctatctacactagtcccatctgcactagtcccacatgcccacatttggtccatatccctccaaacctgacctatccatgtatctgtctaactgttttttaaatgttgggatagtcccagcctcaactacctcctctggcagcttgttccatctacccaccaccctttgtgtgtaaaagctacccctcaggttacaCCGTTCCATCTTCACCTTAAacactgtcctctggtcctcaattcacctactctgggcaagagactctgtacaataTTTTGAGAGATAGATGTTTTATCAGTAAATACCAATCAGGCAGTTATCAATAAACCAGGGAGGCAAATGCAGCCGTGATCACTAATTGCTTACATCGTCAAAAGAATAACCATTTTAGATGGAACAGAATCGAGCTAGACCAATTGCTGGAAGGGTACAGTGTAGAGGAAGGAAGCATTGATTATTGATCCAGTTATCAAAAAGAtatcgacagacacaaaatgctggagcaaatcagcgg is part of the Rhinoraja longicauda isolate Sanriku21f chromosome 6, sRhiLon1.1, whole genome shotgun sequence genome and harbors:
- the snx20 gene encoding sorting nexin-20; the encoded protein is MEYDGIDQINRPQHLSTSDDQSVACCGSEDACVPDAGSTDIREQGCNPMNGIPSPNQANQKVPCNRTLPEALLTTKQLFQYWNTVNKKVKPIRLLFEIPETRIVKEQCSRYVVYKVVVIRSGTYDASQAYVERRYSDFEKLHRNILKNFKEEVEEITFPKKIMAGNFLPEKITERKLGFRDYLAQLYAIKDVRLSDEFIGFFFLPEAREGYGCLRSGQYTKALASLLNVLGLQEKLYTPHHDTLVLTLSAIGLCCRDLDDRENAYEFCARAALILHDFSCHRYYYPLMTIQVILGNELGRDMRHLQDKLIKMEELHGDQSNQPSLKELVVQEYIQEG